GCTGCAGCTCCTTTATGATGAATTACTACTGCTACTATCATTGTGCCGGCAttgtgcatggaggtgatcaaCTGGAGGCACTGCTGGGGTGTCAAAGAAAAGCCAGGTAGCTTTAATAGTGCTCATCTACATTTTAACATCTAATGTCTCGTCACCCTCTTAGCAAGTTTTTCTACCAGGCTTTTTCATTCCACTCAACCTTAGATTGGCCTTAAGTAATATTctgattttctgagaaactgaattttcagttttcagtaaCTGCACACTGTAACAACTAAAATTAACAAAAGACACTTGAAATACATCTGTCTGCATACTATAGATCCACgtataagtttcactttttcaatttaattcgtagaataaatacacatttcaacaatattgtatttttttatataactttGTATAAATAAGACCAAGTCATACTCAGTCAACATAGTGGCTCAAACAATAAATAGGACTGCAGTTGTTCTTAAACCAATAGCCATCACTTCCCTATACAGCAGTGGCTGATTAATCTGATCAGGTCAGTTCAGATTAATCTGAGCGTTATCTCGACTCTTGCGCAAAGACAGAATGTGGTTCAAAGTGTGCAACACAGATGGACATGTTTTTTCATGATTCGCGGTACACCTGTTACTGCTGAAAGCAAGGGAAAGACAAAGACAATGGCGTTTTTTCCCCCGTTTGTTCATAATCTCTTTCGTAAACtcaatttgaaattaaaatgtgtttggctTTTTATTCTGAATGTGATATTTTTGGTCATTCTTGCATGAATAGTGCCCCAGGCGGATCCGAATACAACCCATTAGCCACCCCACCGTCCAAAAATTCACAACATTTTCTATATATAGAGTAAacattttgttgtaatttttcaaatgaatataATGACCTTCAGATTTATTgattttaagtattttagaCTTTGGGTTAGAGAGGATCAAATGCTGTCCAGCTtccttaaaaacacagaaacacactttTAGGTTTGTGCCAAATTAAAAGCTATGAATCAgagataaatatataattacTTGCCACCTGTGGTTTATTGTCATACTCACAATGCTTACACTGTGCACAACACAAGAGGGTGTCTATTACCCCATGACTGAACATGCAGCTAAGCAATAGAAAATGTGTGGGTTAAACTGCCAGTGACTTTCTTTTCCCACGTGCTTGTGCCCCCCTTTACAggaggacaccctaggcagtgACCCATATTGAAATGGGCACTTTGAcaattttttgaaaagaaaGGTAAAACATGCTGTATATTTGAGCGCACACCATACAGTATATGTGGATGGATTAGCATTTCTAGTTAGTAGAATAATCCTTCGTATATTTAACATCCTGGAATGGATATGGTTAGTTAGTTGATTGATGGAAACAACAAGACACAGAAAACAATCACTTAAAGATTTCACATTCTAATGCAGATATGTGAGGAGACAAAtggaacagattattttatGTGAATTTTTACTTTATCACAGCAGAAAAAGTCTCACGTTTAACAGACTTTATCCTTTTTATATTGTTCTATCAAGTATTAACTGTATAACTACCCTGCAATCATTACACTGCATTTAGATTTAAGGCGATGTATCACAAACTGGACTGCGACTAGATACACATTTCCCTGTATATTAATATCTGAGAGAGTGTATTGTTCATGGGCTCTGTAGATGGGTTTGGTCATTAATACCTTATTAAGGCCCACAGAGGAAATTACATTCAACAGTAATTAAATTAAGTTTTAGAACAATGTCAGGGGTCAAGTGTGGTAATTTGACATTTAGTACAGCATACCTGATATGATTGTGGGACTATTGTACCCAAGACATTTAATGCagcattttttatgatttgatcAAAAGTTTGCACAGGTTCTTACAACACAGCTTTACGGTGCTCAGGCGGGCAGCAATATATATGGATACCAGCATCACCAGCTGTGACCACATCTGTTCTGTATTTATAGAAGTTGGGCATAATAAAAAGAGCTTCCTAACTCTTTTAACAAAGCTTGACTATAATAATCCAGGAACCCAGTCAGATTAAGCTTTATTCTGTTAGTTTTCATTACTATTGGTAATTCCACTTGCAAAATATTGTGAAACAAAACTTTATCTAGACCACTAGTTTTAACAAATTCTGAAATATCCATGCCAGGCCAGTAGGTGACAATACTGTCCACAATACTGTCCACATTTACAAcatcaaaaaagaaaaggctGCTGCAGCTACTTTTATCTCTGACCATTTCTTCCTCTATGTTTTTCACACATTTAGCATTTAATGGCGACCGTAACAAGAAAGGTTTAGAAAACCTAAAACGACGTTTTGTTGCTACAATATTATCGTTCCTTCAAATCATCTTTGCGTAGTGTCACCATAACTTATTTTCACGCATGATGCATTAGAGTAAGGTTTGTCATGAGACCCGAGTCCCAGACCTCGAGTTTAAGTCAAGGCTCAAGTGTTCAGAGTGCATAATTCAAGTCAAGTCTTTGTTTTCAAGACTAAAGTCTAAGTTAAAAATACAAGTCCCTATCTCTGTCATGTGGAAAGGGCCTAAGTTAGTCATGGTGCAAACACAAAGATGGGAATAGCAAATTCTTGTAGCAGTGATGCAACAAACTACAGTAAATTAGTTCTTCATTGTGTATTTTCAACATCCCTTGTTCTGTAGAAGGTTGCTTTGAGTGCAGAGGTGTTTGACATCTTCATGGACAAGGCAACTGTGTGCCACCAGTTTCATCAAGTGATGTGTGATGTTAGGCTGAGCAATAACGtatagtgaaaaaaaaagacatacatTGATCAAGAACTCATCACTGAAACACTCAGAGGTACATCAGAGGTCTTTCAGTGAAAAAAATGGTTTCAGAACATACAGAGACTCAGTAATTTTCCATAACCAGGCCTCTGCTTGATTTACTCAATTAGAACATTTGGATAACATTTTCTGATGTGTGTTCAAACAGTAGAAAGTATCGTACTCGTATTTTCTTCATATTGAAAACCAGATGAAACCTGAATGACCGATTAACATATGTAGCTTTGGATCTTTGGAAGTTGGAATATGAAGTAAAATTAAGTCTGAAATCCAACAGcagattatgttgttttttggtttttttttcaaaatgattcAAAGTGAATTCAAATATATTCACTCAGTTGGAGTGCAAACTTGGATATGATCTCTGACTCCCAAACATTCTCAAAATACGTTTTTATAGTAAGCTGCTCAATTTAATAAGACGGAGATATTTTCTATATCGCTGCACACTGAAACAGACATATTTGTttatgtgaataaaaaaaacaatcaagtaGAGGTACCTTTTTAGGTACATAAAAGCAGCAGCATGCCTACAGTGTCCCCAAGAGATCCTGcttatttaaaatgattgtGGCAGGGACGTTTTAGACTATTAGCTTTTCACGTGGACCGTTCTTGTTAATATTTCAGTTGTAGTTACAGCTAATACTCTCCAACAAACAGATACTATACCTCACCTTTCCTACAACGCAACAGTTGCTTTGGCAGTTATTTAGGAGTAGTACCGAGGAGCGCCTGAACCAGAGTGTGGTTGAACAGTGAGAGGCGCCTCTTAGCTTGGAGCCCAGTTTGATGAATACTTGATGGTGTTGAACGGCTGCAGCTGGGGTGAAAGGTGAACTGTTGGCAgtgcagaacattttaaatgttggtCTCTCTCTGCATGGGCTCTCCGTCTTTTTGGTTTTCGTTGATCAGTTCCTCAAAGGCTTGACCTACACCATCAGCCTCCTTCTCATCCTGAACTCGATCAGGATCTTCGGTCTCAGTCCGTTTGTACATCTCTGCCTGCTTGCGCTCACGTTCCAAGAGTCTGTAGTTAATGAAGTTTCCAATAAAAAGCCAAATACCCGCCAGGATGACAACACCACCACAGCAGAAGTACATGTACTTGTAATTTTTAGTGATGTCTACCAGTTTCCCTGAAAGACAAGATGGGGAAGTAGCTAAACATTATGCAAGTCAGGTCATCATGTTAATAATACactttaaacaagaaaaaagttttcaaaaacagaaaacaataccTGCTAATGGTGGACCAATGAGGACAGGGCAGCACTCTACAATTGTAGTGAGGCCCACAGCACTGGAGAACCTTGGAGCTCCAACCAGGTCCATCAATGTCTCAAACAATACTGAGCTCACCATGCCAAAAGCAAAGCCAAAGAATACTGAATACACTACCAAGCCAGTGTAGCTTTCCACTAGTGGACAAAGTATATGGCACACTCCATTGTACAGGACAGCAAAGCTGAAAAAGTACTGGATCTTGGGGCGGACCCAGCGAGAGTTTGCCAGAAGACCCATGGAGGGCCTGGCAAACATATCAACAAAAGCCAAGATTGAGAGCAGGAAGGCAGCGGAATATTCATCCACACCCATGTCTTTGGCATAGGCGGCGAGGAAGACAATGGGTGCAAAGAAACCCAGGAACATTATGACATTGCCTGATAGGTAAATAAGGAAGCCACGATGTTTGAACAGTGTTAGGTCCAAGTACTTGTTGACTATCTGCCAGAGGCTTCGCTTTTCAGTTGTAGTGGTGATGGCAGCTAGCGCTTCATCCTTCTTGGCCTTGCTGGGTTGTGGTCCAAGCGGCCTCATGAGGGAACCAGCCACACAGCAGTTCAGCAGCAGCCCACCCAGGATCAGGAAGCTGCCTCTCCATCCAAACTGATTAAAGAGGTATTGGTTGAGAGGTGCCAGAGTGCTGAGGAAGACTGGGCTGCCTGCCATCGCTAACCCATTAGCAATGGGGCGCTTCTTAAAGAAATATTTGCCTATCATCGTCAATGCTGGCTGCAGGTTGAAGGCCAGTCCAAGACCTGTGGCGTTGGAAACAAAAAAGTGATGTCATAACACTAGCTCAAACTccatgttgttttactgtcttaATATTATGTCCATGAATATTTTCAGCTTTGTTAAAggaacctaaaaaaaaaacagtctagTACAGTGATACAAAGTTGGATGACGAAACATTTAAtctaaaaattaaatacatgTACAATGAATGAACAAATTATACAATGCAAACATAGTAGACTAATCCCAACATCTCAACGTACTTCCTGAATTGGATAGACTTACCTCCGATGACTCCGATGCAGATGTAAAGCTGCATCACGTTGGTGCAGAAGGATGCTGAGATCATGCCAAGGGCACACAAGCAGCCCCCCATCATGACAATGGGTCTGCAGCCATATGTGTTGACCAGTATGCTGCTGATGGGACCTGCAGCGAatagacagaaaacaaattttgcaTATTTAATGTCTACAGTAATAAATTGAATGCAGGATTTAATCTATTTAATCTGGACTGTGCTGAAGACCAGAAACAACAAGCAGGAATTGGGCCACTTTATTCTTCAGTAGAATATTTCTTCCAGTACATATCAGGTTAGTTTAAGCTAAATGGCAgtgtaatttaataaaaaaaataagacttgcATTTGGGACACATAATTTGTATGTAAAAAATAGCTATTTAGAGCCTGACATGCCTGGGACTTTAAGGTTTTCTCACAgtacaaccaaaaactttaaCATACTGAGATTTGACAAGGTAGTGCTTATTTGTgaaatagaaggaaaatgatacaggatttccaaacatctgaaaagtttaatgtggatttgtattcagcaccccTTAGTCTTTTACTGTTTAGAAGCACTCTGCGCTCCACTTACAGCAGCAAGCCTATAAGGGAATGTATTGTCCcatcagctttgaacatctagagTCAGAGTTTTGGCCATTCTCcttaataaagaaaacactgaagCTCTGTcatattggatggagagcatctctgATCATCAATTTTAAGTACCGTTACAGATTGTCAGGTACAGATTTAGGGATAGACTTTTACTaggacattctaacacattaatatgatTTGAttaaaaccatttcattgtagctctcgttatatgtttagggttgctgtcttgctggaaggtgaacgtcCACCcaagtctcaaatcttttgcagcctctatcaGGATTTCTTTAAGACTGGCTTGTATCTTCCAAacaactctgactagcttcaTATTCCTTCCTTacaaatccccacagcatgatgctgccactaccacaTTTAAAGCTGCGGATGTTGTCTTTTGCGTGATGTGCAGTGCTCGTCTTCAGCCAtatatagtgttttgcatgaagGCCAAACACTTCTTccaaaggtttgctgtgtcccctacatgtctTTGgtcaaactggaaaaaaaaaattaattcctGTGGCTTACTTCTTGACAGATTTGTGGTGTGGGTGAAAAATAGCTGTCCTGTATTAAGATTCTCCCCTATTGGAGCATATTTGGCCACTAAGGGGCAAAATTACATACTGTAACTAGGTATGTCAATCCTAGTGCTTTAATGATTAAAATTCAACATCTAATTTTATTCTGATTTGTTTTGTGTCATTACACAAGTAAAATTAAGCCCTTTTTAAAGTTTCGCAAATTCACAGCCATCTCTCAGTGGTCCAACATCTGCTACCGACGACTCTTTCACAGCATCATCCTGTGATCCTTTCAGTGATGGGCGTCCATGTGTAGCTTCTCcgtaaacacagaaaataaagaacCTATTAACGGCCCAATAAGAGCATCAACCCATCAGAGGTGGGCGCCCATGTGCAGCTTCTTTACAAAACAGAAACTAAAGAAAGAACAAATCATAccaattcctttatttttctctgcagAATTACCCCTACATTTGATACAGAACAGGAGCAGTTCCAAAAACTATGCAGttacttgcaaaagtattcaatgCCCTAAACGTTtcacatcatgaagaccaaggaacacagcaggcaggttaaggagaaagttgtggagacgtttaaaacaggtttaggtaTTAAAACAAGCTtcaaacatttcacagagctctgttcaatccatcatatgAACATGAAAAGTGTATTGTGGCTCCAAAACTACCAAGAAAttgccgtccacctaaactgacacaATTGGCAAAGACAGCAGTAATTATTAATTGTCcattttgattgttttaataGGTTTGCAACATTTTGACAGCCTCTGAGCCCTCCTCTGTACCCCAGGTTGGGAATCACTGGTTTAGAAATCATGGATTAGAattgcccagtcaaagtccaaacctaaattcgTTTGGAAATCTGCCGCCGCACTTGAAAGTTGACATTAACAGACACTCTGTGACCCAATCCGACTGAGCTTGGGCGTGTTCTGCATAGAACACTTCCCAGATATTCATTTGgtaaaaattctgaaaagtatTGCTaccatttcattccacttcacaattttgaACTTCGTCGTGATAGTCTGTATGTACATAAAATCTCtccaaaatcaaataaaatttgtgcttgttataaaatgtgaaaacaatttaaccGTGTGAAAGGCTTTGTATGCCTGTAATCAGGACATTAAGCATTTCCAACCTATTTCTAAAGTAGATAAGCTTAATTGACTGACTTAGTCTTCCCACTCACTGTCAAAATCTAAATATTGACAAGTTTCCAAAAATTGTTACAAAGAGGGAGACAAATAACAGCTTCCTTGAATAACTTATAATAATAAAGTATATGCAGGTTATAATACCTGTGTCTCCTAAACCTTTGAGTGTATGCAGAGTGAGTTAAACAGGGagcaaaaaacctttttttttgctctttcttAACCCTAATATTCTTATTATCCTCCGGAGGATGCATCATATTTCCACCAGTGCATTGTAAAAACCACAGACGACGTGGAGTCATCAATTAACTTGCTCTTCATGAATCTTTTCCCGACCTTGAGGAAAACTACCCTCATTACCATCCGCAGCAGTGATCAGTATTCTCAGGAGGGTGGCCTGCACAGTGAGACCTGAAATTGGCCACGATGAGGACCCGGCTGATCACGTTGTTTCTGGCTAAGAGACGACAAGCTTTTTGCAAAGAGAGGGAGACCTTATTACACAGTGGACAAAACCCAGAACTAACTGCAAGCACTTCCATTTGAAAAGGGAGAAACTTCAGGCCTGTTTGTCTTAGTGTAGACTAGCTTTATAGATATTTTATATATCtgtaaagatatatatatatatattatatatatattttatattattagtAATGAACAGAAACCCTTTAAAGTCCAAACCCCGTAGACCCAGAAGTTTATTAAGCCCTGTGTTTCAATGTGATATCCacattttaatgattatttgaGGTAATGGTACAGTCTCTGCATTATTACATCcacctgaaccattgatacatgTCAGGATGGacccatgctttcatgttgtgcaaaccaaattctgaccctaccatctaaATGTTGCAGCTGCTGAGATTCATCGAGCCAGCCAACCTTTTTCCAATGTGTTACTTTTAAATGTAGGTGAGCCTGTACAACTGGAGCCTCAGTTTCCAATTCTTAGCAAAGAAGAATGGCTCCCTGTGTGGCCTTCTGCTCATGTAGCCTATCTGCTTCAATTTTCAATGGTGTTGTGTGCCTAGAGTTGATATTTTGCATACCTTgattgtaacaagtggttatttgagatACCATTGCCTTTCTCTCAGTCATTTTTCGCTGATCTCTGACATCAACATGGCATATTCATTTCAacaactgttgctcagtggatGTTGAGAGATGGTTGTGTATGAAAACCCCAGTAAATCAGAAATGTCTAAAAAGTGCAGAGCAGCCAATCTAGCACAAAAAGGCCTGCTATATTTAAATTCACCTAAATCCCCTCGTGGACAATTGTTTCAAGTCTGCCACCAACCCCCACAGCCAAGGTGGTCGAAGTATACCACTAATGCCACTTAATGGATATTCAAAATATACCAAAGACCATATTGGAAGCACTATGCTGCCATCTAATTTAGGCCCATTTCTTCCTAATTTTGCTAATTTGCATACTAATGGCCTACATTTATATGTATTGTATGTGGTATATTCAAATGAGCAACCCCTACTTTATAATCTGACAGCAATAACGTGcaattatataattatatatatttgtaaataaattctgGCAGTAAGCAGTTAAATCCCCTTCTTCCCCATTCCGATGCTTACTTTGAACCTCATTGAGCCATCTTTACCACATCTAGGTGCCTGAATGTATTAAGTTGCTGCGATGCGATTGGCTGATTTGCTATTTATGTGTCCCCAAGGaactgaacaggtgtacctaataaattgGAGGCATGTAAGTGTAAATTTAAAATTTCGTTTTCTGTCAAAAGGAGTTGGAAGATCATGAAATGAAACATATTTTGGGGCTAGTAAAAATCccataaagaaaaatgtttaaaacccaTATTTAGTTAGATAGGTTGGTTTTCAGCAGCCACTTGTTTTAAAtacactatttaaaaaaattttggGACTGAAAGTGAATGCAACACAGTATGTGTTCCAACACAATATGGAGCTTAAACAGATCACTGCTATGGATCATTCACTTTGGGGTTAAACCATGCCACAgcgtttaattgtttttaactatGCCAAATAGCTGCACGTTTCCTACAGAAGTTTCCAACTGCAAGTTTTATAACCTGTTACCACACCTCATTCCACTGAACTGTTGTCTTGGAGGTCACTCTGTTTGCCAGATCATTTGCATAGCCAGCTGGCAAACTGAGAGACAAATCCTGGAAAGGGATGAGGTTGTCATTCAGCATACATTGCTGAGTGTTTAGAACATGACTAACAGGTTTGCACATAACAAAAAAGGCATACCACGTGGCTGGTGTGACACAAGAAGTAAAAGAAGCCATTACTGAAGACTCTTGCCATTTTAGATATCAAGAATTGGATCGACAGCCCAGAACACTGGGATTACATCTACCAGTTATGTCATCAGATATGCAAACTTCCTAACTGTAGCTACATATGCACTTCCAACTATTTTTACCCTCACTTAGTACCATCAGTTACTATTCAATTCCCCCCcacttctacaggtccttctcaaaatattagcatattgtgataaagttcattattttccataatgtaatgatgaaaatttaacattcatatattttagattcattgcacactaactgaaatatttcaggtcttttattgtcttaatacggatgattttggcatacagctcatgaaaacccaaaattcctatctcacaaaattagcatatcattaaaagggtctctaaacgagctatgaacctaatcatctgaatcaacgagttaactctaaacacctgtaaaagattcctgaggcctttaaaactcccagcctggttcatcactcaaaaccccaatcatgggtaagactgccgacctgactgctgtccagaaggccactattgacaccctcaagcaagagggtaagacacagaaagaaatttctgaacaaataggctgttcccagagtgctgtatcaaggcacctcagtgggaagtctgtgggaaggaaaaagtgtggcagaaaacgctgcacaacgagaagaggtgaccgaccctgaggaagattgtggagaagggccgattccagaccttgggggacctgcggaagcagtggactgagtctggagtagaaacatccagagccaccgtgcacaggcgtgtgcaggaaatgggctacaggtgccgcattccccaggtcaagccacttttgaaccagaaacagcggcagaagcgcctgacctgggctacagagaagcagcactggactgttgctcagtggtccaaagtactttttttggatgaaagcaaattctgcatgtcattcggaaatcaaggtgccagagtctggaggaagactggggagaaggaaatgccaaaatgccagaagtccagtgtcaagtacccacagtcagtgatggtctggggtgccgtgtcagctgctggtgttggtccactgtgttttatcaagggcagggtcaatgcagctagctatcaggagattttggagcacttcatgcttccatctgctgaaaagctttatggagatgaagatttcatttttcagcacgacctggcacctgctcacagtgccaaaaccactggtaaatggtttactgaccatggtatcactgtgctcaattggcctgccaactctcctgacctgaaccccatagagaatctgtgggatattgtgaagagaacgttgagagactcaagacccaacactctggatgagctaaaggccgctatcgaagcatcctgggcctccataagacctcagcagtgccacaggctgattgcctccatgccacgccgcattgaagcagtcatttctgccaaaggattcccgaccaagtattgagtgcataactgtacatgattatttgaaggttgacgttttttgtattaaaaacacttttcttttattggtcggatgaaatatgctaattttgtgagataggaattttgggttttcatgagctgtatgccaaaatcatctgtattaagacaataaaggacctgaaatatttcagttagtgtgcaatgaatctaaaatatatgaatgttaaattttcatcattacattatggaaaataattaactttatcacaatatgctaatattttgagaaggacctgtatttcatacatttaaaaaaaaaaactgttttgtactCAAGTGCAGAGAGAAGGGGAATACATGCAGCCAATGGCCCGGGGCCGGGAATCTAAACGGGGACAAGTGCGttaaggactgtagcctctgcatatggtgcGCCCACTCTACCACTGAGTGATGTTGTGCCCCACATCCCTGTGGGGAGAACAAATTGGTGCATGGACAGTACGAATTGCGCAGTAGTAGATGGTACCTTGTCATACCTAAAACAGTTGAAtatgaaacaactaaaacagCAACTGTACAAAATACCAAAGGGGTGAAATAACCAGCATACAAAATTTCAaccaaaaaaactattttttgctctttttctttaaaaagaaagctaATGCAGAGGCctctttaattttatatttaccTAGAAGGAAGCAAAT
This portion of the Girardinichthys multiradiatus isolate DD_20200921_A chromosome 17, DD_fGirMul_XY1, whole genome shotgun sequence genome encodes:
- the zgc:165507 gene encoding monocarboxylate transporter 2, whose protein sequence is MPPPTTGAAVPPPDGGWGWAVVLGSFISIGFSYAFPKAITVFFKDIQIIFDASYSQVAWISSIMLAVMYAAGPISSILVNTYGCRPIVMMGGCLCALGMISASFCTNVMQLYICIGVIGGLGLAFNLQPALTMIGKYFFKKRPIANGLAMAGSPVFLSTLAPLNQYLFNQFGWRGSFLILGGLLLNCCVAGSLMRPLGPQPSKAKKDEALAAITTTTEKRSLWQIVNKYLDLTLFKHRGFLIYLSGNVIMFLGFFAPIVFLAAYAKDMGVDEYSAAFLLSILAFVDMFARPSMGLLANSRWVRPKIQYFFSFAVLYNGVCHILCPLVESYTGLVVYSVFFGFAFGMVSSVLFETLMDLVGAPRFSSAVGLTTIVECCPVLIGPPLAGKLVDITKNYKYMYFCCGGVVILAGIWLFIGNFINYRLLERERKQAEMYKRTETEDPDRVQDEKEADGVGQAFEELINENQKDGEPMQRETNI